GCCAGCGAAGCGAACGTGCTGCTCACCGTGTCGCTGGACCTGACATCGGTGTCCGGCTGGCCTCGGCTGACCGCGATGATCCTCGCCGCGGACGCCGTCCGAGCTGTCTTCGACACCGGCGAGTGCTACGCGACGATCGGCCCGTCCGCGGTCGCGGTGCTGGCCGAACGCAACGAACGCCTGGCCACGCGCGGGGTCGCGCTGCGCAGGGCGCTCAACGAACGTCTTTCCGTGGATCCGCAGCTGCGCGACGTCGCCCGTCCGCTCGTGTCGGCCGTCCGACTGCCGGGGACCCACGACCGGGCGTGCGAGCTGCTGACGGAATTGGCGCACAGCTGAGCCCCGGTCACCCTTCCTGACCAGCATTCCCGCACTGTGCTTTCCTGGTGTGGTGACCAGGACCGTACCCTCCGCTGCCGACGGCGAAGCTCCGGTGAATCGATCCGGGCAGCCCCGGCTGGCTTTGCGCCGATCTCTGGCACGGCTGTCCGTGCGCCCCCGGTCGATGCTCATTTTCGCCGTGTTTCCGCTGCTGGCGATCGCGATCGGGTTCTGGGGCTGGGCACACGACTGGAACCTCGGCGTGGACAGCGCGGTCTACCGGGCGGGCGCGCTGCAATTGCTGCGCGGGGACAATCTCTACGACGCGAACACGCTGCCCACCGAACCGGGCTGGGCGCTGCTCCCGTTCACCTACCCGCCGACCGCGGCGCTCCTGTTCGCCCCGCTCGCCCTCGTTCCGGTGCAGGTGGCCTGGGGTTTCCTGACCGTGGTCTCGCTGGCCGCGCTCGCCCTGTCGATCCGGATCGCGATCGGCGCGCTGCCCCGCCCGGCCGCCGACGGTCCCCGCTGGTGGGCCTCGCCCGCCCGGTCGACCATCGTGTTCTTCCTGGTGTTCCTCGGTTTCGAACCGGTGTGGCGGACGATCTTCCTCGGCCAGATCAACCTGATCCTGATGGCGATGGTCCTGCTGGACATGCTGGTCATCGGCGCGCGCGGCAGCCGCTGGGGCGGCGTGCTGGTGGGCCTCGCCGCGGCGATCAAGCTGACCCCCATCGTGTTCCTCGGCCATCTGCTGGTCACCGGCCGCTGGAAAGACGCCCTGCGCGGCTTGGCGACCTTCGTCGGCATGCAGGCGCTGTTGTTCCTGATCAACCCGCACGACGCGTGGAAATACTGGACCAAAACGCTCCCCGACACCGGCCGGATCGGCCCGGTGCACTGGGCGGGCAACCAGTCGCTGAACGCGCTGATGAACCGCGCGACGGACCTGGCCCCGTGGTCCTCCACCGCGGCGACCGCGATCGGCCTGGTGCTCGCCATTCCGGCGCTGTGGCTGATGTTCCGCTTCCACCGGCGCGGACAGGCGCTGGCCG
The nucleotide sequence above comes from Amycolatopsis sp. AA4. Encoded proteins:
- a CDS encoding glycosyltransferase 87 family protein; amino-acid sequence: MTRTVPSAADGEAPVNRSGQPRLALRRSLARLSVRPRSMLIFAVFPLLAIAIGFWGWAHDWNLGVDSAVYRAGALQLLRGDNLYDANTLPTEPGWALLPFTYPPTAALLFAPLALVPVQVAWGFLTVVSLAALALSIRIAIGALPRPAADGPRWWASPARSTIVFFLVFLGFEPVWRTIFLGQINLILMAMVLLDMLVIGARGSRWGGVLVGLAAAIKLTPIVFLGHLLVTGRWKDALRGLATFVGMQALLFLINPHDAWKYWTKTLPDTGRIGPVHWAGNQSLNALMNRATDLAPWSSTAATAIGLVLAIPALWLMFRFHRRGQALAALLVTAFWILLISPISWSHHWVWVAPLVVLLVSRLPKTTPATAWKRWVGTFLVAFVFVSCVLLILPNGRNVELHWKVWQNILGDAYILTPVVLAVALAARWGLQRRARHRAESVESS